The following proteins are encoded in a genomic region of Oncorhynchus masou masou isolate Uvic2021 chromosome 19, UVic_Omas_1.1, whole genome shotgun sequence:
- the LOC135506218 gene encoding cholesterol 24-hydroxylase-like: MALLPFFAGWIGYLFICLLGLILIAFLILCLYIKYIHLKYDHIPGPPRDSFIFGHSPTMLREMSNGRVVHDKFLEWAETYGPVYRINGLHIVMLCVTCPDTTKEVLMSPKYPKDSQVYKRLFNLFGQRFLGSGLVTAQNHDEWYKQRRIMDPAFSSLYLRGQMGAFNERAEKLMDKLADMADTNTAANMQHMFNCVTLDVITKVAFGVELDLLKESDSPFPNAIEMCLKGMVHYVRDFTFQLYPKNKKFINEVKKSCQLLRSTGRQWINERKMAVQNGEDVPKDILTQILKTAGKEENIANDDEELMLDNFVTFFIAGQDTTANQLAFSVMELGRLPEILTKVKQEVDDVIGMKQEISFDDLGKMTYLSQVLKETLRLYPTAPGTSRFIPNDIVINGIPIPAGVSCFFSSYVCGRLDKFFEDPLKFDPERFHPDAAKPYYCYYPFALGPRSCLGQSFAQMEAKVVMAKLLQRFDFSLLPGQSFDILDTGTLRPKSGVVCNIRHRGQTPAA, encoded by the exons ATGGCACTTTTACCTTTCTTTGCAGGTTGGATCGGATATTTGTTTATTTGCCTGCTTGGATTGATTTTGATCGCGTTTCTAATCCTTTGTCTTTACATAAAATATATTCATCTGAAATATGATCACATACCGGGACCACCAAGGGATAG TTTTATATTTGGTCATTCCCCAACCATGCTGAGGGAGATGAGCAATGGTCGAGTTGTCCACGACAAATTTCTGGAATG GGCTGAGACTTATGGACCAGTGTACCGTATCAACGGTTTGCATATTGTGATGTTGTGTGTGACCTGTCCTGATACCACCAAG GAAGTCCTGATGTCACCTAAGTACCCCAAAGACTCACAGGTCTACAAGCGTCTCTTCAACCTGTTTGGACAGAG GTTTTTGGGAAGTGGCCTGGTCACAGCACAGAATCATGATGAGTGGTACAAACAGCGAAGAATAATGGACCCTGCCTTCAGCAGTCT GTACCTGCGGGGTCAGATGGGTGCGTTCAACGAGAGGGCAGAGAAGCTGATGGATAAACTGGCGGACATGGCTGACACCAACACAGCTGCCAACATGCAACACATGTTCAACTGTGTGACACTGGATGTCATCACTAAG GTGGCGTTTGGAGTGGAGCTGGATCTGCTGAAGGAGAGTGACTCTCCGTTTCCCAACGCTATAGAGATGTGTCTGAAGGGAATGGTCCACTATGTCAGAGACTTCACCTTCCAG CTCTACCCAAAGAACAAGAAGTTCATCAACGAGGTGAAGAAGTCTTGTCAGCTGCTGCGTTCGACAGGCAGACAGTGGATCAATGAGAGGAAAATGGCCGTCCAAAACGGAGAGGACGTTCCAAAAGACATCCTGACACAGATCCTCAAGACGGCTGGCAAAG AGGAAAACATAGCAAACGATGATGAGGAGCTTATGCTGGACAACTTTGTGACATTCTTCATTGCGG GGCAAGACACAACAGCCAATCAACTAGCTTTTTCCGTCATGGAACTGGGAAGACTGCCAGAGATATTGACGAA GGTGAAGCAGGAAGTGGATGACGTCATCGGGATGAAACAGGAAATCAGCTTTGACGACCTGGGGAAAATGACCTACCTGTCTCAG GTTTTGAAGGAGACTCTAAGGTTGTACCCTACAGCACCAGGCACTTCTCGTTTCATCCCCAACGACATCGTCATCAACGGCATCCCCATCCCAGCAGGAGTCTCATGCTTC TTCAGTTCGTATGTCTGTGGAAGGTTGGATAAGTTCTTTGAGGACCCGCTGAAGTTTGACCCAGAGAGGTTCCATCCAGACGCTGCCAA ACCCTATTACTGCTACTACCCCTTCGCCCTGGGACCACGCTCATGTCTGGGACAGAGCTTCGCACAG ATGGAGGCCAAGGTAGTGATGGCCAAGCTGCTCCAGAGGTTTGACttcagcctgctgcctggccagTCCTTTGACATCCTGGACACTGGGACTTTGAGACCAAAGAGTGGAGTGGTGTGTAACATCAGACACAGAGGACAGACACCCGCAGCCTGA